One region of Salinibacterium sp. TMP30 genomic DNA includes:
- a CDS encoding 3-hydroxyacyl-CoA dehydrogenase NAD-binding domain-containing protein codes for MTQQFARLADLSKDEVITHSFVRDVPLSQGRTLALITLDNGKDHTRPNTLGPATLLEFARVLDEQKERATAGEIHGVAVTGKPFIFAAGADLSKVSEIPDRETGKQMAQLGHWSLGKLSDLGVPSFVFINGLALGGGVEVPLNADYRTIDSSVPALALPEVFLGLIPGWGGAWLLPNLIGIENALKVVIENPLKNNRMLKGPEAFELGIADAMFGPANFLEDSVRWADDVISGTTKVKRKNEPGKIERTVKWDVAIGIAEKMLANRIGRVAKSPYAALALLKAAKNTDKKTGFEAEDNALAEMISGDQFQASIYAFNLVQKRAKRPAGAPDKELARTVTKVGVIGAGLMARQFALLFVRRLQVPVVITDLDQAATDAGVAAIHAEIDKLHEKGRLSSDDTNRLKALVTGTTDKADFGDCDWVIEAIFEELTAKQAVFAEVEQYISDEAILATNTSSLSVEQIGAQLKHPERLVGFHFFNPVAVMPLIEVVKTPHTNDQTLSTAMVTAKNLRKNAVITTDTPGFVVNRILAKVLGEAMHAVDTGTPFEVVEESTRPFGLPMTPFELLELVGLKVGAHVLDTHHAAFPERFFESKNLHKLAELGFIFDRDSKGKSKGISKKAVEIVKGGKSPMTAEELQIRIEDGLADEIHRMLEDSVVAAAEDIDLCLILGAGYPFQMGGVTPYLDRAGASERAFGGTFHDPQIRGVH; via the coding sequence ATGACCCAGCAGTTTGCACGTCTGGCTGACCTGTCCAAAGACGAAGTCATCACTCACTCTTTTGTGCGGGATGTACCGCTGTCGCAGGGGCGCACACTTGCGCTTATCACCCTCGACAACGGGAAGGATCACACCCGACCTAACACTCTCGGTCCTGCAACCCTGTTGGAGTTTGCACGAGTGCTCGATGAGCAAAAGGAGCGGGCAACCGCAGGCGAAATCCACGGTGTCGCCGTTACCGGTAAACCGTTCATCTTTGCTGCCGGCGCTGATCTTTCGAAGGTCAGCGAAATCCCGGATCGTGAGACCGGCAAACAGATGGCGCAGCTCGGTCACTGGTCACTCGGAAAGCTTAGTGACCTCGGCGTTCCGTCGTTCGTGTTCATCAACGGGCTTGCACTCGGTGGCGGCGTGGAAGTTCCACTTAACGCCGACTACCGCACTATCGATAGTTCGGTTCCCGCGTTAGCTCTTCCCGAGGTCTTCCTTGGTCTCATTCCCGGGTGGGGCGGCGCCTGGTTACTGCCGAACCTGATCGGCATCGAGAATGCTCTCAAGGTCGTCATCGAAAATCCTCTCAAGAACAACCGGATGCTCAAAGGCCCTGAGGCCTTCGAACTCGGTATCGCTGACGCGATGTTCGGGCCAGCCAACTTCCTCGAGGACTCAGTGCGCTGGGCAGACGATGTCATCTCCGGCACCACAAAGGTAAAGCGCAAGAACGAGCCTGGCAAAATCGAACGTACCGTCAAGTGGGATGTTGCGATCGGCATCGCAGAGAAAATGCTTGCCAACCGAATCGGCCGCGTCGCCAAGTCGCCTTACGCTGCGCTTGCCCTGCTCAAGGCAGCAAAGAACACGGATAAGAAGACCGGCTTCGAAGCTGAAGACAACGCTCTGGCAGAAATGATCTCCGGAGATCAGTTCCAGGCGAGCATCTATGCATTCAACCTCGTGCAGAAGCGAGCAAAACGACCTGCCGGAGCGCCAGACAAGGAACTTGCCCGCACCGTCACGAAGGTCGGCGTCATTGGTGCCGGTCTGATGGCTCGCCAGTTCGCGCTGCTCTTTGTGCGTCGCTTACAGGTGCCGGTGGTCATCACCGACCTAGATCAAGCCGCCACAGATGCCGGTGTTGCCGCCATCCATGCGGAGATCGACAAACTGCACGAGAAGGGACGATTGTCATCCGATGACACGAACCGGCTCAAGGCGCTTGTCACTGGCACGACCGACAAGGCTGACTTCGGCGACTGTGACTGGGTCATCGAAGCGATCTTTGAGGAGCTCACGGCCAAACAGGCAGTGTTCGCCGAGGTGGAACAGTACATTTCTGATGAGGCAATCCTGGCAACGAACACGTCATCGTTGTCGGTTGAGCAGATCGGTGCACAGCTCAAACACCCCGAGCGCCTCGTCGGTTTCCACTTCTTCAACCCAGTGGCCGTAATGCCGCTCATTGAAGTCGTAAAGACTCCGCACACAAACGATCAGACGCTGTCAACGGCAATGGTCACAGCAAAGAATCTGCGTAAGAACGCTGTCATCACGACGGACACCCCAGGTTTTGTCGTTAACCGTATTCTTGCGAAGGTCTTGGGCGAGGCGATGCACGCCGTAGACACAGGAACGCCGTTTGAGGTTGTCGAGGAGTCGACTCGTCCATTTGGGCTACCGATGACCCCTTTCGAGCTTCTCGAACTCGTCGGCCTCAAGGTCGGAGCACACGTGCTCGACACTCATCACGCAGCATTTCCCGAGCGGTTCTTCGAAAGCAAGAATCTGCACAAACTCGCTGAACTGGGTTTCATTTTCGACCGTGACAGCAAGGGTAAGTCAAAGGGCATTTCGAAGAAGGCTGTCGAGATCGTCAAGGGTGGAAAGTCGCCCATGACGGCAGAGGAGCTTCAGATCCGCATCGAAGATGGTCTTGCCGACGAGATTCATCGCATGCTGGAAGACAGCGTCGTCGCCGCTGCGGAAGATATCGACCTGTGTCTCATTCTCGGCGCCGGTTACCCCTTCCAGATGGGTGGTGTCACCCCGTATCTCGATCGTGCGGGAGCTTCCGAACGCGCGTTCGGAGGAACCTTCCACGATCCGCAGATTCGCGGAGTCCACTAG